The following proteins are encoded in a genomic region of Arachis ipaensis cultivar K30076 chromosome B02, Araip1.1, whole genome shotgun sequence:
- the LOC107625714 gene encoding protein NRT1/ PTR FAMILY 8.1-like, whose protein sequence is MAGTRNVAEDPLYTDDGTLDIHKRPANKKKTGKWKACRFILGNECCERLAYYGMSTNLVNYLHDRFGLGNAAAANTVTTWSGTCYLTPLLGAFLADSYMGRYWTIASFSTIYVIGMSLLTLSAVAPGLKPVCRGISDCHPTTGQTAALFIALYLIALGTGGIKPCVSSFGADQFDENDTIERKKKSSFFNWFYFSINVGALIASSVLVWIQMNVGWGWGFGVPAVAMIIAIIFFFIGSRWYRLQVPGGSPLTRICQVIVAATRKFGVQVPEDKSLLYETSDAESAIKGCRKLEHTQELKCLDKAAVETDSDRLKDLPNPWKLCTVTQVEEFKSVIRLLPVWASLIAFATVYSQMNTMFVLQGNTMDQHIGPKFKIPSASLSLFDTLSVIFWAPVYDRVIVPFARKFTGHERGFTQLQRIGIGLIISIVSMIVAGILEVVRLNMVRKNNYYDLETIPMSIFWQVPQYFLVGAAEVFTNIGQMEFFYGEAPDAMRSLCSALSLTTMALGNYVSTLLVTIVTKVTTSHGRLGWIPDNLNRGHLDYFFWLLTLLSLLNFLVYLWIAKRYKYKRVITNVR, encoded by the exons ATGGCTGGTACACGTAATGTGGCAGAAGATCCCTTGTATACAGATGATGGAACACTTGACATTCATAAAAGACCTGCCAACAAGAAAAAAACTGGAAAGTGGAAGGCATGCCGGTTTATTCTTG GTAACGAATGTTGTGAAAGATTGGCATACTATGGCATGAGCACGAACCTTGTGAACTATCTCCACGACCGTTTTGGCCTTGGAAATGCTGCTGCTGCGAACACTGTTACAACATGGTCGGGGACGTGCTACCTCACGCCATTGCTTGGAGCCTTCTTAGCTGATTCATACATGGGGAGATATTGGACAATAGCCAGCTTCTCAACCATCTATGTCATT GGAATGTCGCTGTTAACATTGTCTGCTGTAGCACCTGGACTGAAGCCTGTGTGTCGCGGTATAAGTGATTGCCATCCAACAACAGGACAAACTGCAGCTCTCTTTATCGCACTCTACTTGATTGCTCTCGGAACTGGCGGTATCAAACCGTGTGTTTCGTCTTTCGGCGCTGACCAGTTCGACGAAAATGATACCATTGAGAGGAAAAAGAAGAGCTCTTTTTTCAACTGGTTTTACTTTTCCATCAACGTGGGTGCACTCATTGCTTCCTCAGTGCTGGTTTGGATACAAATGAATGTGGGTTGGGGATGGGGTTTTGGAGTCCCTGCGGTTGCCATGATCATTgcaattatatttttcttcatcGGTAGTCGATGGTACCGGCTGCAAGTACCCGGTGGCAGCCCTCTTACTAGGATTTGCCAAGTCATAGTCGCCGCCACAAGGAAATTCGGTGTTCAGGTGCCAGAGGATAAGTCTCTTCTTTATGAGACTTCAGATGCAGAATCTGCCATCAAAGGATGCCGCAAACTTGAACACACACAAGAACTTAA ATGTTTGGATAAGGCAGCAGTAGAGACAGATTCCGACCGCCTAAAGGATTTGCCGAATCCATGGAAGCTCTGCACGGTAACACAAGTCGAAGAGTTCAAATCCGTGATTCGCTTGCTCCCAGTTTGGGCTTCACTTATTGCCTTTGCAACTGTGTACTCTCAAATGAACACCATGTTTGTTCTACAAGGCAACACAATGGACCAGCATATTGGTCCAAAATTCAAGATTCCATCAGCCTCCCTCTCCCTTTTCGACACTCTGAGCGTCATCTTTTGGGCACCGGTCTATGACCGCGTCATCGTCCCATTCGCAAGGAAGTTCACCGGACACGAACGCGGATTCACGCAACTTCAACGGATAGGCATTGGCCTCATCATCTCCATTGTGTCCATGATTGTGGCCGGAATCCTAGAGGTCGTTCGCCTCAACATGGTCCGGAAAAACAACTACTATGATCTCGAGACCATCCCCATGTCGATCTTCTGGCAAGTGCCGCAATATTTCCTCGTCGGAGCTGCGGAAGTCTTCACGAACATCGGTCAGATGGAGTTCTTTTATGGTGAGGCACCTGATGCTATGAGAAGTCTCTGCTCGGCTCTGTCACTAACAACTATGGCCTTGGGAAATTATGTTAGTACCCTTCTTGTTACCATTGTGACAAAAGTTACCACAAGTCATGGAAGGCTTGGTTGGATACCGGACAATCTGAATAGGGGCCATCTTGATTACTTCTTTTGGCTTTTGACCCTCCTCAGCTTGCTCAACTTCCTTGTGTATCTATGGATTGCAAAGAGGTACAAATACAAAAGGGTGATAACAAATGTTCGTTGA